A section of the Dehalobacter sp. DCM genome encodes:
- a CDS encoding methyl-accepting chemotaxis protein → MKEIIHEDAAFGLTDRNKFVGFVQANSFHMNISIGDEIPSGDPLYQLFDSGKAFMAVIPKEVFGVHILGGGFPLRDEMNRVIGAVTIAKNLDRQLNLEQASENMASSLQQTSASIEEIAAGSQKLANTIEEIIKITEINNQKIKETDNIVSLIQSISTQSNLLALNAAIEAARAGASGRGFSVVAEEMRKLAQISSESTQKVSKILSEMRIAEEDLAKHIQNLSIAGHTQAAATEEITASLQEIVSSSDLLVQLSKREYRS, encoded by the coding sequence ATGAAGGAGATCATTCATGAAGATGCCGCTTTCGGACTGACCGACAGAAATAAATTTGTTGGTTTTGTTCAAGCAAATAGTTTTCATATGAATATCTCTATAGGTGATGAAATACCATCCGGAGATCCACTGTATCAACTATTTGATTCCGGCAAAGCCTTTATGGCGGTAATTCCAAAGGAGGTCTTTGGGGTTCATATACTTGGAGGGGGTTTTCCCCTCCGTGATGAAATGAATAGAGTCATTGGGGCAGTCACCATAGCTAAAAATCTAGATAGGCAGCTAAACTTAGAGCAAGCGTCAGAAAATATGGCATCCTCTTTGCAGCAAACCAGTGCAAGCATAGAGGAGATTGCCGCTGGTTCACAAAAATTGGCTAATACCATTGAAGAAATTATTAAAATCACTGAGATCAATAATCAAAAAATTAAGGAAACGGATAATATTGTTTCATTGATACAGAGTATTTCTACACAATCCAATTTGTTAGCATTAAATGCAGCAATTGAGGCTGCTAGAGCAGGAGCTTCAGGCAGAGGTTTCTCTGTTGTTGCGGAGGAAATGCGAAAACTGGCTCAAATAAGTAGTGAATCCACCCAAAAAGTATCAAAAATCTTATCGGAAATGCGAATAGCTGAAGAAGATTTAGCCAAGCACATTCAGAATTTATCCATAGCGGGCCATACTCAGGCTGCCGCCACAGAAGAAATTACGGCGTCCCTGCAGGAGATAGTATCCTCATCGGATTTGCTGGTTCAATTAAGCAAGAGGGAATATAGGTCTTAA
- the ccsA gene encoding cytochrome c biogenesis protein CcsA: MMQQLLFGILIAYVAGAILYFVGNKTENTQVLKFASIAVAIGGVFNLLLLLYRWNLTGRPPLSSGSDFLLCFSFVTIVMYMVYELKSKDKKAGGVIMVFAFLFILSIFVLMANQLNNAGPVMPALKSPWLTVHVMTAVLAYAAFALAAGFSARNIIKKNDTTNGEKIYHIVAWGFAMLSLSIVLGAIWAEQIWGSYWSWDPKETWALITWIIYALYLHLHRNRNWQGKRANIIVLAGFILVLFTFFGVNFLMSGMHSYA; the protein is encoded by the coding sequence ATGATGCAGCAATTATTATTCGGTATCCTCATTGCTTACGTTGCAGGAGCAATACTATACTTTGTGGGAAATAAGACCGAGAATACACAGGTTCTGAAATTTGCGTCAATTGCAGTGGCAATCGGCGGAGTGTTCAATCTGTTGCTATTGCTTTATCGCTGGAATCTTACCGGTAGACCACCGCTGTCAAGCGGGAGTGATTTTCTGCTGTGTTTTTCATTCGTTACCATCGTGATGTACATGGTATATGAATTGAAAAGTAAGGATAAAAAGGCAGGCGGAGTGATTATGGTTTTTGCCTTCCTCTTTATCCTAAGTATCTTCGTGCTAATGGCCAATCAATTGAATAATGCAGGGCCGGTTATGCCTGCCCTTAAGAGTCCCTGGCTAACAGTACATGTTATGACAGCTGTTTTGGCCTATGCGGCATTCGCTCTGGCTGCAGGATTTTCAGCTAGAAATATCATCAAAAAGAACGATACGACTAATGGAGAAAAAATCTATCATATTGTTGCCTGGGGATTTGCCATGCTTTCTTTATCAATCGTCCTTGGGGCGATCTGGGCAGAACAAATCTGGGGCAGCTATTGGAGCTGGGATCCCAAAGAAACCTGGGCTTTGATAACGTGGATTATCTATGCGTTGTATTTGCACTTGCACCGGAACCGGAATTGGCAAGGAAAGAGAGCAAATATCATCGTGTTAGCCGGTTTTATTTTGGTGCTCTTCACTTTTTTTGGTGTGAACTTTCTAATGTCCGGAATGCATAGTTATGCATAA
- a CDS encoding cytochrome c biogenesis protein ResB — protein sequence MNQFKKIYHKVTGMKTGLALLALIGLVSMLGSLIMPEVFYHSPLFKILLALITLNLFFCTINRIIRLKNLFKNKLNFLERVRQIGTLLLHIGIILIVVGGGVYLHYGQSVLSKLSEGETTDVSKLIKVNKPFSIQLEQFRIEYNNDGSASQFDSKVRIVEGDKKQENIWISVNHPFVYEKVKVYQESFGNKISYKINGLSKTDIQGFLNEGDSLSIPETDKTVKLYRYVPNFDENYGMESKTLRPDNPRVMFSVYKKDKLLGIGVAKLGESINLNNGINIVFTGVETYTVLKIKSDPALPVTAAGGILLMLGSFMALPFNRRPRVVADQSQF from the coding sequence ATGAATCAATTTAAAAAGATTTATCACAAAGTTACCGGCATGAAGACCGGACTTGCCCTGCTGGCCTTAATCGGGCTGGTATCGATGTTGGGCAGTTTGATTATGCCGGAAGTGTTCTATCACAGCCCATTGTTTAAGATTTTACTAGCCCTTATCACCTTAAATCTGTTCTTTTGCACAATTAACAGAATCATTCGGCTTAAGAACCTATTCAAAAATAAACTTAATTTTTTAGAGAGGGTCAGACAAATAGGAACTCTGCTGCTTCACATCGGAATTATTCTTATTGTTGTTGGCGGAGGAGTATACCTGCATTATGGACAAAGCGTACTATCGAAGCTTTCAGAAGGTGAAACAACGGATGTTTCTAAACTTATTAAGGTGAATAAGCCTTTTTCCATTCAATTGGAACAATTCCGAATTGAATACAACAATGATGGATCAGCCTCTCAATTTGATTCCAAAGTCCGAATCGTAGAAGGGGACAAGAAACAGGAAAACATTTGGATCAGTGTCAATCATCCTTTTGTCTACGAAAAAGTAAAAGTGTATCAGGAGAGTTTCGGAAACAAAATAAGCTACAAAATTAACGGTCTCAGTAAGACGGATATTCAGGGTTTTTTGAACGAAGGGGACTCTCTTTCTATTCCGGAAACAGATAAAACCGTCAAGCTCTATCGTTATGTTCCCAATTTCGATGAGAATTATGGCATGGAATCGAAAACCCTAAGGCCGGACAATCCCCGCGTCATGTTTTCCGTTTATAAAAAGGATAAGTTACTTGGCATAGGCGTTGCAAAACTGGGTGAGAGCATCAACCTCAATAACGGGATTAATATAGTTTTTACCGGAGTTGAGACTTATACAGTATTAAAAATAAAATCTGATCCCGCATTGCCTGTCACTGCAGCTGGCGGAATTTTACTTATGCTTGGCTCATTCATGGCTTTGCCTTTTAACCGGCGCCCCAGAGTTGTTGCAGATCAATCCCAATTTTAA
- a CDS encoding cytochrome c3 family protein: MEKAQQKIKNKSKESILKLSKKTKLLIIVVITLVVLVCGGFAGVHKASDNPAFCTLCHNMQSYYDSWNNSDLLANKHAAAGVRCHDCHESSLSIQAEEGLKYITGDYQTPLEKRQFATTEFCTECHDMTSVKAKTNFAESNPHDSHNGDLNCYECHSMHQKSTVFCYQCHDFEWFNNLPSYFEKK, translated from the coding sequence ATGGAGAAAGCACAGCAAAAGATAAAAAATAAAAGTAAAGAAAGCATACTGAAATTGTCGAAAAAGACAAAGTTATTAATCATCGTCGTTATTACTTTGGTCGTACTTGTATGCGGAGGATTCGCGGGAGTTCATAAAGCAAGCGACAATCCAGCCTTTTGCACGCTCTGCCATAATATGCAGTCGTATTACGATTCGTGGAATAATAGCGATCTTTTAGCCAATAAGCATGCCGCAGCTGGCGTAAGATGTCACGATTGCCATGAAAGTTCCCTCTCCATTCAGGCTGAGGAAGGATTAAAGTATATTACCGGTGATTATCAAACACCCTTGGAGAAGAGGCAATTTGCGACAACCGAATTTTGTACGGAATGTCATGACATGACAAGTGTCAAAGCAAAAACAAATTTCGCAGAGTCAAATCCACATGATTCGCACAACGGAGATTTAAATTGCTATGAGTGCCATAGTATGCATCAAAAATCAACAGTATTCTGTTATCAGTGCCACGATTTTGAATGGTTTAATAACTTACCTTCCTATTTTGAAAAGAAATAA
- a CDS encoding PucR family transcriptional regulator codes for MAHYLQYKYIVREIMKAVYDEMSISLEGSFDLLDGIYKEGLPFVASYLEKHIHSPIIITNDTGNIHYSTLPEITNGKCIPLKLSSNQNYSYLQSERSLYYPIVHNRILGFIIVKGLHPNHVAETISILSDAQTPLTWYFLRITQVNESTKALDKSMSKYFFQKADTDFKNNFQESYRTIDLKIPYFVSVVKIDNTGLTDDIKKFLNPFTKQYFQTKQPEIIIMTCSDCYVLFIPANMEGQASRVGSSDIKLLNIKKYKEIVENNYNVTLSIGVGQTYPLPLLRQSFQEAQIVLTLNRLMEKKGLVQEFEKLGIYYFIFSSGVQSIKDYCLKNLGPLIQYDNVTGSDLLSTLRTVLDCNYNLKSASDHLFIHINTVHYRLKKIEQLLNIDLSAFNNRLELYTVIKVWDTLKIHSYADVDPESYDTLYFNENSFV; via the coding sequence GTGGCACATTATTTGCAATATAAATACATTGTAAGGGAAATAATGAAAGCGGTGTATGATGAAATGTCGATCTCATTAGAAGGTTCTTTTGATTTATTGGACGGCATATATAAAGAAGGTTTGCCGTTTGTAGCCTCTTATCTGGAAAAACATATTCACTCCCCCATTATCATCACGAATGATACAGGCAATATACATTATTCAACCTTGCCTGAGATAACTAATGGAAAGTGTATTCCACTAAAATTATCTTCCAATCAAAATTATAGTTATCTCCAATCAGAACGGTCTTTGTATTATCCTATTGTTCATAACAGGATTCTCGGTTTTATCATCGTAAAAGGGCTCCATCCCAATCATGTCGCAGAAACGATATCGATACTGTCCGATGCCCAGACACCTTTAACTTGGTATTTTTTAAGAATTACACAAGTGAATGAAAGCACAAAAGCTCTCGACAAGAGTATGTCGAAATATTTCTTTCAAAAAGCAGACACCGATTTTAAAAATAACTTCCAAGAATCCTATAGAACAATCGATTTGAAAATCCCTTATTTTGTCTCAGTAGTCAAGATTGACAACACAGGCCTTACTGATGATATTAAAAAATTCTTAAATCCTTTTACAAAGCAGTACTTTCAAACAAAACAACCGGAAATCATTATTATGACCTGCTCAGATTGTTATGTGCTTTTTATCCCCGCAAATATGGAAGGCCAAGCTTCACGTGTGGGCTCAAGTGATATAAAACTACTAAATATAAAAAAATACAAAGAAATAGTTGAAAATAACTATAACGTAACTTTATCTATTGGCGTTGGCCAAACCTATCCATTGCCATTATTGCGTCAAAGTTTTCAGGAAGCTCAAATTGTGCTGACACTAAACCGACTTATGGAGAAAAAAGGTTTAGTTCAGGAGTTTGAAAAGCTTGGGATTTACTATTTTATTTTTTCCAGCGGCGTCCAATCGATTAAGGATTATTGTCTTAAAAATCTAGGACCGCTAATCCAATATGATAATGTAACGGGCAGTGATCTTCTTTCTACGCTAAGAACGGTCTTGGATTGCAATTATAATTTGAAGTCAGCGTCTGATCATCTTTTTATTCATATCAATACAGTCCATTATCGCTTGAAAAAAATCGAACAACTATTAAATATTGATCTTTCAGCATTCAATAACAGACTCGAGTTATATACCGTAATAAAGGTATGGGATACATTAAAAATTCATTCGTATGCTGATGTCGATCCTGAAAGTTATGATACCCTCTATTTTAACGAAAATTCGTTTGTATGA
- a CDS encoding FAD-dependent oxidoreductase has translation MVKRFTVLILALLMVFSLAGCGSNGNEKKSGSTGAAETKQADVVVVGSGMSGMSAAIEAASQGAKVILLEKQSILGGSTNFAEGMFASESSIQKQMGIKVNTQELLSEEFAFSNYRVDGNLWKDVMKNSGDNINWLLGMGVKFETVTSTGAGAKTWHVYEGFGKTVIDKHMKPQAEKLGVEIMTSTPAKELIMTNGQVTGVKATTADGKELDITAKAVILATGGFGNNPEMIKQLTHLDSSKYAMRGAAGHDGDGINMAKAAGALTGERAIVMTLGNTVDGTSLQSQLSVAAGQEPDLWVNQDGKRFCNEDVIWYYTRGCNAVTTQYKAFSVFDSDYVKKLATEGATVGWGMYCMPGTKLDKLSAELQRAIDNKNASVFKADTLEELAAKMGIDPATFKETVNSYNTMCAGGKDTDYGKDSKYLQPVKTGPFYAFNMKAINLTTCGGIRVNEKMEAVNNDYQPVKGLYAAGLDCDGFTGDTYGLTLPGSAQGLACYTGRNAAESAVAYAKSL, from the coding sequence GTGGTAAAAAGATTTACGGTATTAATCTTAGCATTACTAATGGTATTCAGTTTAGCTGGTTGCGGCTCAAACGGTAATGAGAAAAAATCCGGGTCTACCGGCGCTGCCGAGACCAAACAAGCCGACGTCGTAGTTGTCGGCAGTGGTATGTCCGGTATGTCTGCGGCCATCGAAGCAGCAAGTCAAGGAGCAAAAGTCATTTTATTAGAAAAACAAAGTATTTTGGGTGGGAGCACAAATTTTGCTGAAGGTATGTTTGCCAGCGAAAGTTCCATTCAGAAGCAAATGGGCATTAAGGTCAATACACAAGAGTTGCTTAGTGAAGAGTTTGCTTTTTCCAATTATCGCGTTGACGGCAATCTATGGAAAGACGTGATGAAGAATTCGGGCGATAATATCAACTGGCTGCTGGGCATGGGGGTCAAGTTTGAAACGGTTACCAGCACTGGCGCCGGTGCCAAAACATGGCATGTTTACGAGGGATTCGGAAAAACAGTTATTGATAAGCATATGAAACCCCAAGCTGAAAAGTTGGGCGTGGAAATCATGACCAGTACTCCGGCCAAAGAACTAATTATGACCAACGGACAGGTTACTGGTGTAAAAGCAACCACAGCAGATGGAAAAGAACTGGACATTACTGCTAAAGCCGTTATCTTAGCAACTGGCGGTTTTGGTAACAATCCGGAAATGATCAAACAGCTTACCCATCTTGACAGTTCGAAATATGCGATGAGAGGCGCTGCAGGACATGATGGTGATGGTATTAACATGGCGAAAGCGGCAGGTGCTCTGACCGGCGAACGTGCTATTGTTATGACTCTGGGCAATACAGTAGACGGTACCAGCCTTCAATCACAGCTTAGTGTAGCAGCCGGTCAGGAACCAGATCTCTGGGTTAATCAAGACGGAAAACGTTTCTGTAATGAAGATGTAATCTGGTATTATACCCGCGGTTGCAATGCGGTGACAACGCAATACAAAGCGTTTAGTGTTTTTGACAGCGATTATGTAAAGAAGCTAGCCACTGAAGGTGCAACGGTTGGCTGGGGCATGTATTGTATGCCCGGCACAAAATTAGACAAACTCAGTGCTGAGCTTCAGAGAGCAATAGATAACAAAAACGCTTCTGTATTTAAAGCAGATACGCTGGAAGAACTTGCTGCCAAAATGGGGATCGATCCGGCCACATTTAAAGAAACAGTCAATAGTTACAACACTATGTGTGCCGGTGGTAAAGACACCGATTACGGCAAGGATTCCAAATATCTTCAGCCAGTGAAAACCGGTCCGTTCTATGCTTTCAACATGAAAGCCATTAACCTCACAACCTGCGGCGGTATTAGAGTAAATGAGAAAATGGAAGCGGTTAATAATGACTATCAGCCGGTCAAAGGACTCTATGCTGCCGGATTGGATTGTGACGGTTTTACCGGGGACACTTACGGTTTAACTCTTCCTGGTTCAGCCCAAGGACTTGCTTGTTATACAGGCAGAAACGCAGCAGAAAGTGCTGTTGCGTATGCGAAGTCACTTTAA
- a CDS encoding NusG domain II-containing protein: MKKKGNIILIGIICTTAIIGFTGLYIWKNAHSDGHLVAVITHNEKVIERIDLNKVEQPRNITISGDYHNTIRVEKGRIRFEESDCPNKICVLTGWLKKYGDIAVCLPNKTIIEIENQ; this comes from the coding sequence ATGAAAAAAAAAGGCAATATCATCCTGATCGGGATTATATGCACAACAGCTATCATAGGTTTTACCGGTCTTTATATTTGGAAAAACGCACATTCAGATGGTCACCTGGTTGCAGTCATCACCCATAATGAGAAGGTTATCGAACGTATTGACCTCAATAAGGTAGAACAGCCAAGAAACATCACGATTTCAGGCGATTATCACAATACTATTCGTGTGGAAAAAGGCAGAATAAGATTTGAGGAATCCGATTGCCCTAACAAAATCTGTGTTCTCACAGGTTGGCTCAAAAAATACGGGGATATCGCGGTCTGTCTTCCTAATAAAACAATAATAGAAATTGAAAATCAGTAA
- a CDS encoding sigma-54-dependent Fis family transcriptional regulator, translating into MYDANSSDNTLIEEKVSPIIISAERNTITKNSNLTLKIANQIAKAKESIVRNENNSEVGHIRPIIRESWLRSYHRGLKLYDFNYGPIVDKPEFENLLHKKSLLVKASIPYIRKLADMCKKSMILLSDEQGVMLHVEVDKNGVFYKTIEDLHLFPGVVWSEETVGTLSHSISLIYQIPIQLSGPEQYHETYYQYTASAAPIMDINNNLAGTITLVTNDLIFQNTHTLPLIVSIAKGIEKELHLISNQELFGRFIETTDQGIVLLNRDGRITHANPQVCKILNRKIPEIAGMTIYDIIGDQPRIKSLLETGNEVNDFEIKLKEINQNTYLSSAKPLDDHYGNRIGYSLVFKNAATFTKKVLAGSTLETKYRFDKIVGNSSQFLQAISLAKKFAKLDYNILIQGESGTGKELFAQAIHNEHCPNGPFVAINCAAIPKNLIESELFGYEAGAFTGADRQGRKGKIELADGGTLFLDEIGDMSLELQPALLRVLEEKQVMRIGGSSYKPVNFRLIAATNQVLSDLVDKKVFREDLYYRLEALQVAIPPLREREQDILELAEYFIANIAEKQQIARPSLSEATIYRLMQYSWPGNVRQLQNAMVYAVNASNNNMIRPEDLPPTINKSPYSTQHPSVSDPTMNDTKSRNSIKDVEKMMIIQAIVKTNNNIAEAARLLGMSKSSLYKKIKKTDLLKEIRSI; encoded by the coding sequence ATGTATGATGCGAATTCTTCTGATAACACGTTAATTGAAGAAAAGGTAAGCCCTATTATTATCAGCGCCGAAAGAAATACCATAACAAAGAATTCAAATCTAACGTTGAAAATCGCAAACCAAATCGCGAAAGCAAAAGAGAGTATCGTTAGAAATGAAAACAACTCAGAAGTCGGTCATATACGTCCGATTATTAGAGAGTCTTGGCTCAGGTCTTATCATCGTGGTCTAAAACTCTATGATTTTAATTATGGCCCGATCGTCGATAAACCTGAATTTGAAAACTTGCTGCATAAGAAAAGCCTCTTAGTCAAAGCATCTATTCCCTATATCCGCAAACTTGCCGATATGTGCAAAAAGTCTATGATTTTACTATCTGATGAGCAGGGAGTCATGCTTCATGTAGAAGTAGATAAAAATGGTGTCTTCTATAAAACGATCGAGGACTTGCATTTATTTCCCGGAGTTGTTTGGTCTGAAGAAACGGTTGGAACTCTTTCACACTCAATCAGTCTAATTTATCAAATTCCGATACAATTATCCGGTCCTGAGCAATATCACGAAACCTATTACCAATACACAGCATCGGCAGCGCCGATAATGGATATCAATAACAATTTAGCCGGAACAATTACTCTTGTAACAAACGATTTGATTTTTCAAAATACGCATACCTTGCCATTAATCGTTTCTATAGCCAAAGGGATTGAAAAGGAATTACACCTTATCTCGAATCAAGAATTGTTTGGTCGTTTTATTGAAACGACCGATCAAGGCATTGTGCTCTTAAACCGAGACGGAAGAATTACTCACGCCAATCCCCAAGTCTGTAAAATACTTAATCGCAAAATACCGGAAATAGCTGGGATGACAATTTATGATATTATTGGTGATCAGCCAAGAATTAAATCGCTATTGGAGACAGGGAACGAAGTCAATGATTTCGAAATTAAACTCAAAGAAATAAATCAAAACACATATTTAAGTTCGGCAAAGCCACTGGATGACCATTATGGCAATCGGATTGGATATTCATTAGTATTCAAAAATGCCGCAACATTTACTAAAAAGGTTCTCGCGGGGTCTACCTTAGAAACCAAATATCGCTTTGATAAGATTGTGGGAAACTCATCACAGTTTTTACAAGCTATCAGCTTAGCAAAAAAATTCGCTAAACTGGATTACAACATATTAATTCAAGGTGAAAGTGGAACCGGCAAAGAATTATTTGCCCAAGCGATTCACAATGAGCATTGCCCGAATGGTCCTTTTGTTGCTATCAATTGTGCCGCGATACCCAAAAACTTAATCGAAAGTGAGCTTTTCGGCTATGAAGCTGGCGCATTTACCGGGGCAGATCGCCAGGGCCGTAAAGGAAAGATTGAACTGGCTGATGGCGGAACGTTATTTCTTGATGAAATCGGTGATATGTCTCTCGAACTGCAACCGGCGCTGCTTAGAGTATTGGAAGAAAAGCAAGTCATGCGCATAGGCGGTTCAAGTTACAAGCCTGTCAATTTTAGACTTATTGCCGCCACGAACCAAGTACTTTCTGATCTGGTCGATAAGAAAGTATTTCGCGAGGACTTATACTACCGCTTAGAAGCATTACAGGTAGCCATTCCTCCTTTGCGGGAGAGAGAGCAGGATATCCTTGAACTGGCAGAATATTTTATCGCCAATATTGCCGAAAAACAACAGATAGCTAGACCGTCCTTAAGTGAGGCAACAATCTATCGATTAATGCAATATAGTTGGCCTGGTAATGTCAGACAGCTACAAAATGCGATGGTTTATGCCGTTAACGCTTCAAATAACAATATGATCAGACCGGAGGATCTTCCACCAACAATCAATAAATCTCCTTATTCTACCCAACATCCGTCTGTATCTGATCCGACTATGAACGATACGAAGAGTCGTAACTCGATTAAAGATGTAGAGAAAATGATGATCATTCAGGCAATCGTAAAAACCAACAATAATATCGCCGAAGCAGCGCGTTTACTGGGAATGAGCAAATCATCATTGTATAAGAAAATAAAGAAAACTGATTTATTAAAGGAGATTAGAAGCATTTAA
- a CDS encoding helix-turn-helix transcriptional regulator, whose amino-acid sequence MTVKNRLRKIRLTMDITQTEMAQLLEVTQQQYNRYERQKTQPSLEIALRIEKKLNQRDIFYLAD is encoded by the coding sequence ATGACGGTAAAAAATCGTCTGCGCAAGATCAGGCTCACGATGGATATTACCCAGACCGAAATGGCGCAATTACTTGAAGTTACTCAACAACAGTACAACAGGTATGAAAGGCAAAAAACTCAACCATCGTTAGAAATAGCACTGCGCATTGAGAAAAAACTAAATCAACGAGATATTTTTTATCTAGCAGATTAA
- a CDS encoding FtsK/SpoIIIE domain-containing protein, giving the protein MDYLGFCVHQGIKIYEWLRPDTMRTRIQSVINATKLQNKQEQTPDFRKETKTEKGWSLLYVLPPGIVQKDFEDRRQYFESYVNGNVDFEQSGRRLIMNIYQAKFPAKVPYQFDSGEYSEMLAPLPLGVAMDSTPLVVDLSTLPHMLVGGMTGYGKTTALIGFTVALLMSGVEVSIIDRKRLDFPQFSKWVDVAMTEKETENLLKKSCEQMDERIDELQLAGVQKFQQYKGDMKYKVIIIDELTAIESKKSQEYIDSLVHLGRAAGISLILATQKPSHKVWDGFTEARAMLGGRLCYYVADSTESQVVLGRGNTRGAELPMKPGRAIFNNDRDQMIQGYYIDAEKAIAILDKLPRRENKNEQQVIRKATR; this is encoded by the coding sequence ATGGACTATCTAGGTTTTTGCGTCCATCAAGGCATTAAAATCTACGAATGGTTACGACCTGACACAATGCGCACCAGGATACAATCTGTTATCAATGCCACTAAACTACAGAACAAACAGGAACAAACACCGGATTTCCGCAAAGAGACTAAAACAGAAAAAGGATGGTCGTTGCTTTACGTTTTACCGCCTGGAATTGTCCAGAAAGACTTTGAGGATCGGCGCCAATATTTTGAGTCATACGTCAACGGGAATGTCGATTTTGAACAGTCCGGACGCAGGTTAATCATGAATATTTATCAAGCCAAATTCCCAGCCAAGGTTCCGTATCAATTCGACTCCGGGGAATACTCTGAAATGCTCGCTCCATTGCCTCTTGGTGTCGCTATGGACTCCACACCGCTTGTGGTTGACCTCTCCACTCTGCCGCATATGTTAGTCGGAGGAATGACCGGATACGGCAAAACAACGGCTTTAATCGGCTTTACCGTTGCTTTGCTTATGTCCGGTGTCGAGGTATCAATTATTGACCGCAAGCGGTTAGACTTTCCTCAGTTTTCTAAGTGGGTTGATGTTGCCATGACTGAAAAAGAGACAGAGAACCTACTTAAAAAGTCATGCGAACAAATGGACGAACGGATTGACGAACTACAGTTGGCCGGTGTCCAGAAGTTCCAGCAGTACAAAGGTGATATGAAATATAAAGTCATTATTATTGACGAACTCACGGCTATAGAAAGCAAAAAGAGCCAAGAATATATTGATTCCCTTGTTCACCTGGGCCGGGCAGCAGGAATCAGTTTAATCTTAGCCACTCAGAAACCGTCACATAAGGTATGGGATGGATTTACGGAAGCAAGGGCCATGTTAGGAGGGCGTTTATGTTATTACGTGGCAGACAGCACAGAAAGTCAAGTTGTGCTAGGAAGGGGCAATACACGCGGTGCAGAGCTTCCAATGAAACCAGGCAGGGCAATATTTAATAATGACCGGGATCAGATGATACAAGGCTATTATATTGATGCTGAAAAGGCTATCGCTATTCTTGATAAACTGCCAAGAAGGGAGAATAAGAATGAACAACAGGTTATACGCAAAGCAACGAGATAA